From Polaribacter butkevichii, a single genomic window includes:
- the ruvB gene encoding Holliday junction branch migration DNA helicase RuvB → MNENLNPENDNLSNEDLDVEKKLRPLSFDDFTGQDQAIDNLKIFVEAANQRGEALDHTLFHGPPGLGKTTLAHILANELEVGIKVTSGPVLDKPGDLAGLLTNLDERDVLFIDEIHRLSPIVEEYLYSAMEDYKIDIMIESGPNARTVQINLEPFTLIGATTRSGLLTAPMRARFGISSRLHYYKTELLTTIIQRSAHILNVPISMESAIEIAGRSRGTPRIANALLRRVRDFAQIKGNGSITIEIAKYALKALNVDAHGLDEMDNKILMTIIDKFKGGPVGLSTIATAVSENTETIEEVYEPFLIQQGFIMRTPRGREVTALAYTHLGRVKGRNQGELF, encoded by the coding sequence ATGAATGAAAACTTAAATCCTGAAAACGACAATTTATCAAATGAAGATTTAGATGTAGAAAAAAAATTACGTCCGCTTTCTTTTGATGATTTTACAGGACAAGACCAAGCAATAGATAACTTAAAAATATTTGTTGAAGCCGCAAACCAAAGAGGCGAGGCTTTAGATCATACGCTTTTTCATGGTCCTCCGGGTTTAGGAAAAACAACCTTGGCGCATATTTTAGCCAACGAATTAGAGGTGGGTATAAAAGTTACTTCTGGCCCTGTTTTAGACAAACCAGGTGATTTAGCAGGTTTGTTAACAAACCTAGATGAACGCGATGTATTATTTATTGATGAAATTCATAGATTAAGTCCTATTGTAGAAGAGTATTTATACTCTGCAATGGAAGACTATAAAATTGATATTATGATAGAATCTGGCCCAAATGCCAGAACTGTTCAAATAAATTTAGAGCCTTTTACCTTAATTGGTGCTACAACCCGATCTGGATTGTTAACCGCACCAATGAGAGCTCGTTTTGGAATAAGTAGTAGATTACATTATTACAAAACAGAATTATTAACAACCATTATTCAAAGAAGTGCACATATTTTAAATGTTCCTATTTCTATGGAATCTGCCATAGAAATTGCAGGTAGAAGTAGAGGTACACCAAGAATTGCAAATGCTTTGTTAAGACGAGTTAGAGATTTTGCACAGATAAAAGGAAATGGAAGTATTACCATAGAAATTGCAAAGTATGCTTTAAAGGCATTAAATGTAGATGCGCATGGTTTAGATGAAATGGACAATAAAATTCTAATGACTATTATTGATAAATTTAAAGGAGGACCTGTTGGTTTAAGTACCATTGCAACTGCTGTTTCAGAAAATACAGAAACGATTGAAGAAGTGTACGAACCTTTTTTAATTCAGCAAGGTTTTATTATGAGAACTCCAAGAGGAAGAGAAGTAACAGCATTAGCATACACACATTTAGGAAGAGTAAAAGGAAGAAATCAAGGAGAGTTATTTTAA
- a CDS encoding SulP family inorganic anion transporter: MNIKKIIPILEWLPNYNRSLFKGDLLAGITVGIILIPQGIAYALIAGLPPIYGLYCALMPQVMYAIFGSSRQVAIGPVAMDSLIVATGVSTLALAGSDSYISIAILLALMVGAIQFIMGVFSLGFIVNFLSKPVITGFTSAVALIIGFNQFRNLFGVDFVQSDQIQYVVADIWRRIIDLNEHTTIIGLISVVVIIIFRKINKKIPSALIVVILGIVMLKYFGAAFKDVSIVKDIPSGLPTFGIPEFDIDLIRELLPIAFTLVMVGYLETISIGKSLEAKQDEYRIRPNQELIALGLGNMVGSFFSAYPTTSSFSRSAINQESGARTGMAALISVLMVVFTLLFLTPLFYHLPKTVLAAIIIVAVFNLVNIKEAAFLWKANYLDFWLMLATFIATLLLGIEFGIIVGVGLSLIVLIYRTSRPYVTELGKVPNSNFYRNKNRFEEVIIHDDILIFRFDAQIFYANSSYFRDNLDEMAAKKGKALKLIVIDAESINRVDSTGVEMLKERIKFYQKKDIMFYFAGVKGPVRDDLFRSGVLQIIGINHFFMRANEAVKFYKTGNREHQEKYAKYIHQAYK, encoded by the coding sequence ATGAATATAAAAAAAATAATACCAATTTTAGAATGGTTACCAAACTACAATAGATCTCTTTTTAAGGGAGATTTGTTAGCGGGTATAACTGTTGGTATTATTTTAATTCCGCAAGGTATTGCGTATGCATTAATTGCAGGTTTACCACCAATTTATGGTTTGTATTGTGCATTAATGCCACAAGTTATGTACGCTATTTTTGGGTCGTCTAGACAAGTGGCAATTGGTCCTGTAGCAATGGATTCTTTAATAGTTGCAACAGGGGTTTCTACCTTGGCTTTAGCAGGTTCTGATAGTTATATTTCCATCGCCATTTTATTAGCATTAATGGTTGGAGCAATCCAATTTATTATGGGGGTTTTTAGTTTGGGGTTTATTGTAAACTTCCTATCCAAACCCGTAATAACTGGCTTTACATCCGCGGTAGCGTTAATTATTGGGTTTAATCAGTTTCGGAATTTGTTTGGTGTAGACTTTGTTCAAAGTGATCAAATTCAGTATGTGGTAGCAGATATTTGGAGGCGTATAATTGATTTGAATGAACACACAACTATTATCGGACTCATTTCTGTTGTGGTGATTATCATCTTTAGAAAAATCAATAAAAAAATACCTAGTGCCTTAATTGTTGTGATTCTCGGAATTGTAATGTTAAAGTATTTTGGTGCAGCTTTTAAGGATGTTTCTATTGTAAAAGACATTCCTTCTGGCTTACCAACTTTTGGCATTCCTGAGTTTGATATCGATTTAATAAGAGAGTTATTGCCTATTGCTTTTACCTTGGTGATGGTTGGTTATTTAGAAACCATTTCTATAGGAAAGTCTTTAGAAGCAAAACAAGATGAATACAGAATAAGACCCAATCAAGAATTAATTGCTTTAGGTTTAGGAAACATGGTAGGGTCTTTTTTTAGTGCATACCCAACCACATCAAGTTTTTCTCGTTCTGCTATTAATCAAGAAAGCGGAGCAAGAACAGGTATGGCAGCATTAATTTCTGTATTAATGGTGGTTTTTACACTCTTATTTTTAACGCCTTTATTTTATCATTTACCAAAAACAGTATTGGCAGCAATTATTATTGTAGCTGTTTTTAATTTGGTAAATATTAAAGAAGCTGCTTTTTTATGGAAAGCCAATTATTTAGATTTTTGGTTGATGTTAGCCACCTTTATTGCTACATTATTATTAGGAATCGAATTCGGCATTATTGTTGGAGTGGGTCTTTCTTTAATTGTGTTAATTTATAGAACCTCTAGACCTTATGTAACGGAATTGGGAAAAGTACCAAATTCTAATTTTTACAGAAATAAAAATCGTTTTGAAGAGGTAATTATACACGATGATATTTTAATTTTTAGGTTTGATGCACAAATATTTTACGCCAACTCAAGTTATTTTAGAGATAATTTAGATGAAATGGCTGCAAAAAAAGGAAAGGCATTAAAATTGATAGTTATAGATGCAGAGAGCATTAATAGGGTTGATAGTACTGGTGTAGAAATGCTAAAAGAGCGAATTAAGTTCTATCAGAAAAAAGATATCATGTTTTATTTTGCAGGTGTTAAAGGCCCTGTAAGAGACGATTTGTTTAGAAGTGGAGTGTTACAGATTATAGGAATCAATCATTTTTTTATGCGTGCAAACGAAGCTGTAAAATTTTATAAGACAGGCAATAGAGAACATCAAGAAAAGTATGCAAAATATATACATCAAGCATATAAATAA
- a CDS encoding MBL fold metallo-hydrolase produces the protein MIIEQIYTGCLAQGAYYIESNGEVAIIDPLREVQDYIDSAAKNNAKIKYIFETHFHADFVSGHVTLAERTGAEIVFGPSAETNFKAIIAKDNQVFKVGDITITVLHTPGHTMESSCYLLKDENGKDHALFSGDTLFLGDVGRPDLAQKGDITEKDLAGFLFDSLRNKVMTLADDVIVYPAHGAGSACGKNLSKETVGTIGNQKQTNYALRTNMTKAEFIKEVTDGLLPPPAYFPLNVKLNKEGYQNIDDVIKNSEKPLSVKDFEIIANETGAVILDVRHQTEFVKGFIPQSIFIGIDGGFAPWVGALIKDIKQPILLVAPEGREEDTITRLSRVGFDNVLGYLEGSFDAWIKAGKEIDTLTSVSADVLEEKIKENAVVFDARKPGEYASEHIVGVKNTPLDSLNEHISEFPEKGDFYVYCGGGYRSVITASILKARGIHNVIDVAGGYAAIRNTNIERTAAVCPSTLK, from the coding sequence ATGATTATAGAGCAAATTTATACCGGTTGTTTGGCGCAAGGAGCTTATTACATAGAAAGTAATGGCGAAGTGGCTATTATAGATCCTTTAAGAGAAGTACAAGATTATATTGATAGTGCAGCTAAAAATAATGCAAAAATCAAATATATTTTCGAAACGCATTTTCATGCAGATTTTGTGAGCGGACACGTAACCTTGGCAGAAAGAACGGGTGCGGAAATTGTGTTTGGTCCATCGGCAGAAACAAATTTTAAGGCAATAATTGCAAAAGACAATCAAGTTTTTAAGGTTGGTGATATTACCATTACGGTATTGCATACTCCAGGGCATACCATGGAGAGTTCTTGTTATTTGTTAAAAGATGAAAACGGAAAAGACCACGCACTTTTTAGTGGAGACACCTTGTTTTTAGGAGATGTTGGTCGCCCAGATTTAGCACAAAAAGGAGATATTACAGAAAAAGACTTAGCAGGTTTTCTATTTGATAGTTTACGAAATAAGGTAATGACATTGGCAGATGATGTTATTGTATACCCTGCACATGGAGCAGGTTCTGCTTGTGGTAAAAATTTAAGTAAAGAAACGGTAGGTACAATTGGCAATCAAAAACAAACCAATTATGCGTTAAGAACAAACATGACCAAAGCTGAGTTTATTAAAGAAGTTACAGATGGTTTGTTGCCGCCTCCTGCTTACTTTCCTTTAAATGTAAAGTTAAATAAAGAAGGATATCAAAATATAGATGATGTTATAAAAAATAGTGAGAAACCATTATCTGTGAAAGATTTTGAAATTATTGCAAATGAAACGGGTGCAGTTATTTTAGATGTTCGTCATCAAACGGAGTTTGTAAAAGGGTTTATACCACAATCTATTTTTATTGGTATAGATGGTGGTTTTGCTCCTTGGGTTGGCGCATTAATTAAAGATATTAAGCAACCTATTTTGTTGGTTGCTCCAGAAGGTAGAGAAGAAGATACCATTACACGTTTGTCTAGAGTTGGTTTCGATAATGTTTTAGGGTATTTAGAAGGTAGTTTTGATGCTTGGATAAAAGCAGGTAAAGAAATAGATACTTTAACTTCTGTTTCTGCAGATGTTTTAGAAGAAAAAATTAAAGAAAATGCAGTGGTTTTTGACGCTAGAAAACCAGGTGAATATGCAAGTGAACATATTGTAGGTGTAAAAAATACACCGTTAGATTCTTTAAACGAACACATCTCTGAGTTTCCTGAAAAAGGAGATTTTTACGTGTATTGTGGTGGTGGTTATCGTTCTGTAATTACGGCTTCTATTTTAAAAGCAAGAGGTATTCATAATGTAATTGATGTTGCTGGTGGTTATGCAGCAATAAGAAATACAAATATCGAAAGAACAGCAGCAGTGTGTCCATCAACTTTAAAATAA
- a CDS encoding rhodanese-like domain-containing protein gives MKKLIPLFFLTLFFLSCNSQEGLKSVSTQELKVLLEKENIQLLDVRTPKEVQLGFIETAKFANLFDADFPVKAANSLDKNKPVYVYCRSGRRSAKASEVLQEKGFTVINVLGGYNQWIKEK, from the coding sequence ATGAAGAAATTAATTCCATTATTCTTTTTAACACTATTCTTTTTAAGTTGTAATTCTCAAGAAGGGTTAAAATCTGTTTCTACACAAGAATTAAAAGTCTTATTAGAAAAAGAGAACATTCAGTTATTAGATGTTAGAACGCCTAAAGAAGTACAGTTAGGGTTTATAGAAACTGCAAAATTTGCAAATTTGTTTGATGCCGATTTTCCTGTAAAAGCAGCAAACTCTTTAGACAAAAATAAGCCTGTGTATGTTTATTGTAGAAGTGGACGAAGAAGCGCAAAAGCTTCTGAGGTACTTCAAGAAAAAGGATTTACAGTAATAAACGTTCTTGGTGGATATAATCAATGGATAAAAGAAAAATAG
- a CDS encoding transglutaminase-like domain-containing protein, whose product MKIYRLSLIAFFLFVITSLNAQYSAEYLKYHKLHPEAARTRLQQETIITIDIVNDSLQINQEFLEEDLYLNDAATYNSKNTLNFSAFFELNKIEAASFSYENNKYVENKVEKFTEKDELNQSFHDDSKLLNYVYPNLKKGSKSILKYSQKIKNPRFLTPFYFGDYFPVQKNKVTIIVDENVHLEFKKFNISDAEIQFTEDKKGGNVIYTWTLNNQPEYEFEANTPSYKTILPHIVPIITSYKIKGKNSKLLGKVSDLYNWYYSLVENVNTEVPNAELVNLVASITADKKTDLEKVKAIYYWTQQNIKYIAFEYALGGFIPRESNDVFRKKYGDCKDNSSILYRMLEIAGVKGNLTWIGTRSIPYTYDEVPTPVVDNHMILSYENNGKTYYLDATGRYIKFGMPTSFIQGKEALVGYGKDFKIKKVPIVAAKENAVTDVTRIKIENGSIMGASKTDISGYPKIDIFHSLETGNTETKLKKFYNNVFQKGNNTFLISNFKETNKYHYDDNFIVDYDFEIKNYAKNLGDEIYINLNLNKDISSYKTDKNRKNAIEYDYKKFFSYATILEIPKGYVVDSVPEDVTVSNDLLTCKISYKTNGKEVVYKQEIELNFLVLTLEEQKEVNTAIKKIERNYKEIVVLKKQ is encoded by the coding sequence TTGAAGATTTATAGATTAAGTTTAATTGCGTTCTTTTTATTTGTAATAACAAGTTTAAATGCTCAGTATTCTGCCGAGTATTTAAAGTATCACAAGCTGCACCCAGAAGCGGCAAGAACTCGTTTACAGCAAGAAACTATTATTACTATAGATATTGTTAATGATAGTTTACAAATTAATCAAGAGTTTTTAGAAGAAGACTTGTATTTAAATGATGCTGCCACTTATAACTCTAAAAACACCTTAAATTTTTCTGCATTTTTTGAATTAAATAAAATAGAAGCCGCTTCTTTTTCTTATGAAAATAACAAATATGTAGAAAATAAAGTAGAAAAGTTTACAGAGAAAGATGAATTAAATCAGTCTTTTCATGACGATTCTAAGTTGTTAAATTATGTGTATCCGAATTTGAAAAAAGGATCAAAATCGATTTTAAAATATTCTCAGAAAATTAAAAATCCTCGTTTTTTAACACCTTTTTATTTTGGTGATTATTTTCCTGTTCAAAAAAACAAAGTCACCATTATTGTTGATGAAAACGTGCATTTAGAATTCAAGAAATTTAATATTTCTGATGCAGAAATTCAATTTACCGAAGATAAAAAAGGGGGTAACGTAATTTATACCTGGACGTTAAATAACCAACCAGAATATGAGTTTGAGGCAAATACACCAAGTTACAAAACCATTTTACCGCACATTGTACCCATCATTACTTCTTATAAAATTAAGGGTAAAAATAGTAAGTTGTTAGGCAAAGTGTCCGATTTGTACAATTGGTATTATTCTTTGGTAGAAAATGTAAATACAGAAGTACCCAATGCAGAGTTGGTAAATTTAGTTGCAAGTATTACTGCGGATAAAAAAACCGATTTAGAAAAGGTAAAAGCCATTTATTATTGGACACAGCAAAACATAAAATACATCGCTTTTGAGTATGCATTAGGTGGTTTTATTCCGAGAGAATCAAACGATGTTTTTAGAAAAAAATATGGCGATTGTAAAGACAATTCTAGTATTTTGTACAGAATGTTAGAAATTGCAGGTGTGAAAGGAAATCTAACATGGATTGGTACAAGAAGCATTCCGTATACGTATGATGAGGTGCCAACACCCGTTGTAGACAATCACATGATTCTCTCTTATGAGAACAACGGAAAAACCTATTATTTAGATGCAACAGGTAGGTATATAAAATTCGGAATGCCAACTTCCTTTATTCAAGGAAAGGAAGCATTGGTTGGGTACGGAAAAGACTTTAAAATTAAAAAAGTACCAATTGTAGCTGCTAAAGAAAATGCAGTTACAGATGTTACTCGTATAAAAATTGAAAATGGAAGCATTATGGGGGCTTCTAAAACTGATATTTCTGGATACCCAAAAATCGATATTTTTCATAGTTTAGAAACAGGAAATACAGAAACGAAGTTAAAAAAGTTCTATAACAACGTGTTTCAGAAAGGGAATAATACTTTTTTAATTAGCAATTTTAAAGAGACCAATAAATATCATTATGACGATAATTTTATTGTGGACTATGATTTTGAGATTAAAAATTATGCTAAAAATTTGGGCGATGAAATTTACATCAACCTAAATTTAAATAAAGATATTTCTTCTTATAAAACAGATAAGAATCGAAAGAACGCCATAGAATACGATTATAAAAAATTCTTTAGTTATGCAACTATATTAGAAATTCCTAAAGGGTATGTGGTAGATTCTGTGCCCGAAGATGTAACTGTTTCTAATGATTTGTTGACTTGTAAGATTAGTTATAAAACAAATGGTAAAGAGGTTGTTTACAAGCAAGAAATCGAATTAAACTTCTTAGTTTTAACTTTAGAAGAACAAAAAGAAGTAAACACAGCGATTAAAAAAATTGAAAGAAATTATAAAGAAATTGTCGTTCTAAAAAAACAATAA
- a CDS encoding DUF3857 domain-containing protein, producing MKIKISLLVALLFTFQIAVAQETLFFKSYDWEASPNYTVEKERTEDMIAVKEKTVTEFTFDKEDLVEYFLEHKVLWLNSDDAIEEYNKIYLPFTVGAELQINKARVITPEGKIINLDQSKILTAEDEETGSTYKYYALEGITKGSFIEYMYVVKRPPSYTGEKRYIQDAYYKENVEFDLFSPSNLLFKFKSYNNVPDVDTDTLSADKRHYKLYVAKVPKLENEYQAPYNASRGFIVYKMDKNTNNMGVDIISYGNIAHNLYTSYYPAYSEKTTGLLNDFIKELDLSKKADEETIVRKLDYYIKTTVYSQDIYGDDLENLDLILAQQIANETGVIKLYIAVLRTLNIAHELVVTTDRNEIKFDPEFEATNFLTDFLLYFPASDKYLSPNASGTRFGFPMPYVTDNYGLFLKEVVNGDQKSVTGKIKYIEPVTADKIADVMKVTIDFDEDNLTENTVHLDRAFSGYYAMNIQPFMHLIQGKEARNDLVDSFVESATPEFEIKSRKLINDDAELFGVKPLQVIVDFTTEGFVEKAGRKYLFKLGDLIGQQLEMYQEKERVLPLEGQFHRSYYRTLTLHIPKGYKITNLEDIIIDNSYVKDGKELFSFKSAYQLKGNTLTVTADEHYRENNIQVAMYEEYRTVINSAADFNKIVLLLEPSK from the coding sequence ATGAAGATTAAAATTAGCTTATTAGTTGCCTTGTTATTTACTTTTCAGATTGCAGTAGCGCAAGAAACTCTTTTTTTTAAAAGTTATGATTGGGAAGCAAGTCCTAATTACACCGTAGAAAAAGAGCGAACAGAAGACATGATTGCTGTAAAAGAAAAAACTGTAACAGAATTTACTTTTGATAAAGAAGATTTAGTGGAATATTTTTTAGAGCACAAAGTGTTGTGGTTAAATTCTGATGACGCAATTGAAGAATATAACAAAATTTATTTACCATTTACGGTGGGTGCCGAATTACAAATAAATAAAGCTAGAGTAATTACGCCAGAAGGCAAAATTATCAATCTAGATCAATCTAAAATATTAACGGCAGAAGATGAAGAGACAGGAAGTACTTATAAATATTATGCCTTAGAAGGGATTACAAAAGGTAGTTTTATTGAATATATGTATGTGGTAAAAAGACCACCAAGTTATACCGGAGAAAAAAGGTACATTCAAGATGCTTATTATAAAGAAAATGTAGAGTTCGATTTATTTTCACCAAGTAATTTGCTGTTTAAATTTAAGAGTTATAATAATGTGCCAGATGTTGATACAGATACTTTAAGTGCCGATAAAAGACATTATAAATTATATGTTGCCAAAGTACCTAAATTAGAAAATGAATACCAAGCACCTTATAATGCATCCAGAGGATTTATTGTTTATAAAATGGATAAAAACACCAATAATATGGGTGTTGATATTATTTCTTATGGCAACATCGCCCATAATTTATATACTTCTTATTATCCAGCATATTCAGAAAAAACAACTGGTTTACTTAACGATTTTATAAAAGAATTAGACTTGTCAAAAAAAGCAGATGAAGAAACGATTGTAAGAAAATTAGATTATTACATAAAAACAACCGTGTATTCTCAAGATATTTATGGAGATGATTTAGAAAATTTAGATTTAATTTTAGCCCAACAAATAGCGAATGAAACCGGAGTAATAAAATTATATATTGCGGTTTTAAGAACATTAAATATAGCGCATGAATTGGTTGTAACAACAGATAGAAATGAAATAAAGTTTGACCCAGAATTTGAAGCGACTAATTTTTTAACGGACTTTTTACTGTATTTCCCTGCTTCTGATAAGTATTTGTCACCAAATGCATCAGGTACAAGATTTGGTTTCCCGATGCCTTATGTAACCGATAATTACGGTTTGTTTTTGAAGGAAGTAGTAAATGGTGATCAGAAATCTGTAACTGGTAAAATTAAATATATAGAACCGGTAACCGCAGATAAAATTGCAGATGTTATGAAGGTTACCATCGATTTTGATGAAGATAATTTAACAGAAAACACGGTCCATTTAGACAGAGCTTTCAGCGGATATTATGCCATGAATATTCAACCTTTTATGCATTTAATTCAAGGTAAAGAAGCTAGAAATGATTTAGTAGATAGTTTTGTAGAAAGTGCCACGCCAGAGTTCGAAATTAAAAGCAGAAAACTAATAAATGACGATGCAGAGTTGTTTGGGGTAAAACCATTGCAAGTTATTGTAGATTTTACAACAGAAGGATTTGTAGAAAAAGCAGGCAGAAAATACTTATTTAAATTAGGCGATTTAATTGGACAACAATTAGAAATGTATCAAGAAAAGGAACGAGTGTTGCCTTTAGAAGGTCAGTTTCATAGAAGTTATTACAGAACCTTAACACTTCATATTCCAAAAGGATATAAAATAACCAATTTAGAGGATATCATTATTGATAATTCGTATGTGAAAGATGGTAAAGAATTATTCTCCTTTAAATCTGCTTATCAATTAAAAGGGAATACGTTAACCGTAACTGCCGATGAGCATTACAGAGAAAATAACATACAAGTTGCAATGTATGAAGAATACAGAACTGTAATTAATAGTGCTGCAGATTTTAATAAAATTGTATTGTTGTTAGAGCCTTCAAAGTAG
- a CDS encoding sigma-70 family RNA polymerase sigma factor, whose product MRQLKIVKQVTNRDAKSLEKYFQEISKIGLITADEEVELALKIKKGNNRALDKLVTANLRFVVSVAKQYQGQGLKLSDLINEGNLGLVKAAKRFDETRGFKFISYAVWWIRQSIMSALAEQSRIVRLPLNKIGSINKIRKIYDRLEQNQQRMPTNKEIAKQLDMTETEVAQSLKNSGRHVSMDAPFKEGEDSNLYNLMQSDDSPRPDKNLMTQSLSIEINRALDTLSSKEAKVIKMFYGINLPAPCSLTEIGEIFDLSRERVRQVKQKAIRRLQHQSKTHLLKTYLG is encoded by the coding sequence ATGAGACAACTTAAAATTGTAAAGCAAGTAACCAATCGTGACGCCAAATCTTTAGAAAAATATTTTCAAGAAATCAGTAAAATTGGGCTTATTACTGCTGATGAAGAAGTAGAACTAGCTTTGAAAATAAAAAAAGGGAACAATAGAGCGTTAGATAAACTTGTTACCGCAAATTTAAGGTTTGTTGTTTCTGTTGCAAAACAATACCAAGGTCAGGGTTTAAAACTATCTGATTTAATTAATGAAGGTAATTTAGGTTTGGTAAAAGCAGCAAAACGTTTTGATGAAACAAGAGGTTTTAAGTTTATTTCTTATGCCGTTTGGTGGATTCGTCAATCTATTATGTCTGCCTTGGCAGAACAATCTCGTATTGTGCGTTTGCCTTTAAATAAAATAGGAAGTATTAATAAAATACGTAAAATATATGATCGTTTAGAACAAAACCAACAACGCATGCCTACTAATAAAGAAATAGCAAAACAGTTAGACATGACAGAAACTGAGGTTGCACAGTCTTTAAAAAACTCTGGGAGACACGTTTCTATGGATGCACCATTTAAAGAAGGTGAAGATTCTAATTTATACAATCTAATGCAATCTGATGATTCTCCTAGACCAGATAAAAACTTAATGACACAATCTTTATCGATAGAAATAAATAGAGCTTTAGACACGCTTTCTAGCAAAGAAGCTAAAGTGATAAAAATGTTTTATGGCATTAATCTTCCTGCGCCTTGCAGCTTAACTGAAATTGGAGAAATTTTTGACCTTTCTAGAGAAAGAGTTCGACAAGTAAAACAAAAAGCAATTAGGCGCTTGCAACATCAATCTAAGACACATCTTTTAAAAACATATTTAGGGTAA